Genomic DNA from Veillonella criceti:
GCTAACAAAATTAATGCAAAATATGTTATTATAGTGGGTGACGATGAATTAGCTCGTGGCGAAGCTATCATTCGTGATATGCAAAGCAGCGAGCAAGAAACCGTGGCATTATCTGAAGTAGTGGCACGAGTAACTTCACTAGTGAAAGGATGACAATAATGGAAACAATGCAAGGATTGCACCGTACCCATGGATGCGGTACTATCAGCGAAGAACAAGTAGGTAAGGAGGTTGTTCTTTGTGGTTGGGTAGAACGCCGTCGTGACCATGGCGGGTTAATCTTTATTGATTTGCGTGACCGTTCTGGCGTGGTTCAGATCGTAGCGTCTCCAGATCATAATTTAGAATCATTCCACAAAGCAGAAGATGTACGTAGTGAATATGTACTTTGTGTGCGTGGTAAAATTACGGAACGTGATGCAGAAGCGATTAATCCGAACTTGGCAACCGGTCGTTATGAAATGTACTGCGAAGAACTTCGTGTATTAAATGCATCTAAAACACCGCCTTTCTACATTCAAGATAATATTGATGTAGATGAAAATATTCGCTTGAAATATCGTTATTTGGACCTTCGTCGTCCTGAAATGCAACGCAATCTAATTTTGCGCCATCGCGTAACGAAAGCTATGCGAGATTTCTTAGATTCTCGTGACTTCCTTGAAATTGAAACTCCAATGCTCACGAAGAGCACACCAGAAGGGGCGCGTGACTATTTAGTACCATCGCGTGTTAATGCCGGTACTTTTTATGCATTGCCTCAATCTCCTCAGATTTTTAAACAAATCTTGATGGTAGCTGGTTATGAAAAATACTTCCAAATTGCTCGTTGCTTCCGTGATGAAGACTTACGTGCTGACCGTCAACCTGAATTTACACAGCTTGACTTGGAAATGAGCTTTATTGATCAGGAACAAATTTTAGCTACCTTAGAAGGCTTGATTCAGCATGTATTTAAAGTGGCCATGGATATTGATGTGCCAGTACCAATGCCTCGGATTACTTGGGATGAAGCAATGGATAAATATGGTTCTGATAAACCAGATTTACGCTTTGGTATGGAATTTACCGATGTAACGGACTTAGTTCGTACGACTGAATTTAAAGTATTCCGTTCCGTTATCGACAATGGTGGTGTCGTTAAAGGTATCGTAGTGCCTGGTGATGCAGGGATTCCTCGTCGTGAATTAGACGATTTAGTAACCTATGTAAATCAATATGGTGCTAAAGGTCTTGCTTGGGCTTGCTTCAATGAAGATGGTACGATTAAATCTCAGATTATGAAATTCTTAGGGGAAGATACAATTCGTGCTATTGGTGAAAAAATGCAGGCTAAACCTGGTGATTTAGTGCTTATGATTGCTGATAAACCAGCCGTTGTAGCGAAAGCCTTAGGTGAACTTCGTCTTGAAATGGGTCGTCGCATGAACCTTATTGACGAAGATCAATTAGCCTTTACTTGGGTTACAGACTTCCCAATGTTTGAATATGACGAAGAAGAAAAACGATATGTAGCTATGCACCATCCATTCACATCGCCTCGTGAAGCAGATATGGATAAATTAGAATCTGATCCAGCATCTGTTAAAGCCATTGCTTATGATATGGTACTTAACGGGGTTGAAATCGGTGGCGGTAGTCTTCGTATTTATCAATCCGATGTACAGGAAAAAGTATTTAAAGCGATTGGTCTTTCCGAAGAAGAAAGTCGTAGCAAATTTGGATTTATGTTGGATGCGTTCCAATTTGGGGCTCCGCCACATGGTGGCTGTGCCTTTGGTCTTGACCGTTTAGTTATGCTTATGGCGAAACGTCAATCAATTCGTGACGTAATTGCGTTCCCTAAAACGCAAAGTGCAGCTGACCTTATGAGTCAAGCACCTTCCACAGTGGCACCTAAACAGCTTCGGGAACTTCACATTAAAACAAATACCGAAAAAGAAAAATTAGTATAATATCAGTTTGTAGGGAATAGCTGGTTAAAAGGTGTTAATGTTGCTCTCTTTTTAGACAATGAGTTAGTACTTTTTGGTCTACCATCCTTTGATATATGCTAAATAAATATCAGTCGTTTGTTTCAAGACCTTGAAATAAACGACTGATTTTGTTAATATAATAGTAAAGAAACACCCCTGCTGTGTGCGTGTGGTATCGCAGTTTTGAGCCAACACTATTACATCGGGAGCTTGGACTCTTGTAATGGCGCTATGCCTGCAAAGGACAGTAAGATTACAAGGAAAGCACCCACCTGCTATCGCAGGATCAAAACACGGTACATATACGGCATGGTGGGGCTCTTTTTAGCCGCCTTAGGGCGGTTTATTTTTTTACCCAAATTTAGAGTATAATAGAAACAAGAATAATAAGAAACAGCAGCAAGAATAGATATGAGTTTCTTTAGATGAAATACTTTAGCTAGTTGGATTATGTATTGCTAAGTTAGCGTTGATATAGATTGCTACGAAAAAGGAGCGTTTAGTTATGGATAGTTTATTTGCTGAATATGAGCCCAAACGTTTTGAGCCTTTGGCTGTTCGCCTTAGACCAACATCCTTAGATCATTTTTATGGTCAAGAAAAGGCCGTTGGTAAGGGTAGCTTCTTACGGGCTATGATTGAAAAGGATACGATTCCGTCACTATTATTTTATGGTCCTTCTGGCACAGGGAAAACGACCTTGGCAGGTATTATTGCGGCTATGACACATAGTCAGTTTGTCGTTCTCAATGCGACAAATGCAGGCATTGGGGAGCTTAGGACGATTATAGATACAGCACGGAAGACTATTCAAAATTTACAACAACGGACGATCTTATTCCTTGATGAAATTCACCGCTTTAATAAAAGTCAACAAGATGTCTTATTACCTTGTGTAGAAGATGGTACGATTATATTAATTGGTGCCACTACAGAGAACCCTTTCTTTGAAGTCAATCGGCCATTGTTATCACGGCTTCGCTTGATAACGCTTGAAACATTGACACCAGAGGCCATTGTGAAGGTATTGCAGCGAGCATTGACTGATGAAGAGAAAGGGTTAGGCAAACAGCAGTATAAAGCAACACCAGAAGTACTTCGTGAAGTAGGCATGTTTGTGAATGGCGATGCTCGCATGGCGCTAAATATATTAGAGCAGGCCAGCGCTATGATTGAACCAGGTGGGGAATTAACTCTTACTGTGCTAGAGGGCGTTGTGGGGCGACGGATTTATAGCTATGATAAGAAAGGGGACAATCATTACGACACGATTTCTGCTTTTATTAAAAGTATGCGTGGTTCTGATCCGCAAGCGGCTGTTTATTATTTAGCCCGTATGATTGAAGCTGGGGAAGATCCCAATTTTATAGCTCGCCGTATTGTAATTTGTGCTGCTGAAGATGTAGGTCTAGCAGATCCACAGGCCTTAGTAGTGGCCAATGCAGCTGCGCAAGCCGCCCATTTAGTGGGATTTCCGGAAGCGCAGATTATTTTATCAGAAGCTGTGTTATATGTAGCTTTGGCGCCTAAAAGTAATAGTGCTTACATGGCTATTGCAGCCGCTACCAGCGATGTGCGTCATTATGAACATGGTGAAGTACCGGCCCATTTACGAGATACGCATTATAGTGGCGCTAGTAAATTGGGACATGGTGTTACCTATAAATATGCTCATGATTATCCGAATGGTTATGTAAAACAACAGTACCTACCAACAGCCTTAAAAGATAGAGTGTATTATAAAGGAATTGACCGTGGTTGTGAAAAAGAATTGTTAGCCCATTGGAGCGAACGTACAGGCGGTAAAACTTCTAAAAAGTAGTCAAGGTGTGGTATAATAAAATGCTAAGGTATTTATTTTTATAACAGATGATTACAAGGTTGAGGTGTACATATAGATTATGGCAGAACAAAAGGAACGAGCGAAAGCAACGCCTCGAAAAACAGCTACGAGACGTAAAGCGACAACCTCGTCAAAAACGACAAAAAAAACAACAGCAAATACACAGGTCCCTAAAATTCGAAAAGAAGTGAGAGGCCTTTTTACCATGCTATTTGCCTTTGTGGCATTATTAGGGATGTTTAATATTACCTCTGGTACAGTAGTAGATGTAATTGCTGGCATTTTTAAATACGGCTTTGGTTTTGGCGGTATTATTCCTTGCCTCTATGTGGGGTATGTAGGGTGGCGTATCTTATACGCTGATGAAGGTTTTAGTTTTACTAAGCGAGGCCTATTATTGAGTCTTGTTTACTTATTTGGCATTACCGTTATTACCTTATTGTTGGCAGATCCAGGTCAGGAATTATTGACAACTAAAATTGCCACTCAAGGTGGTGTTATCGGTGGCTTATTGGCCGTGTTACTACGCACCCTATTAGGTGATGTAGGGGCTATTATAGTGGCTGTTGTACTTATTTTAGGGTTATTGCTATTGATTTATCAGATTTCACTTCGTTCTGGTTTGCATAAAGCTAAAGAAAAAACAGACGTTGGGTTAGAGATTGCTCGCAATATTACAGAAGAAACAGTACATCAAGCCAAAGAACGTTATACGGAATGGAAAGAACAGCAAGCTGAAAAAAGACGGGCCTATAATCAGGAAAAAGATGAACGATTTACTAAAAGTGCGGCTGCTGAAGTGATTGCTAATGCCGCACAAGTATCCGCGGAGGCGCGCGCTGAAGCCGAAGTTGTATTAACGACAGAAACACCGAGTCAAGGTATTACCATTGAATCTTCCGTTGATTCTAATCAGATTAAAGAAGTTCTTGTTTCACAAGCTTCGCATCAATCGGATGAAAGACCGGCTGAGGAACAGGTAGCTAATATGGTGGCTGATGAGGATGATGCGGACGATGAATTAGAAGTACCACCATTTTTGCGGGGCCCTTCATCATATCCAAGTGTGGTTGATGATTCGGCACATAGTGAAGCGGTTGAGTCTACAGCAGCTCAAGAACGTTATGAGGATGAAGCTGTAGCGATTGATGAGTCTGACATAGAAGCAGCGTCTATTACAAAACCAGTAGCGCCGAGCACGGCTAGTTTAACGGCTATGCATCCAGTACCTACTATGGATGGGACGGCCGAAGATACAGCGGCCGTGGCCGTTACTGTGGGTGGTGCACCCAAACCGCGACGCATTGAACTGCCGTATCGTTTTCCGTCACTTACTATGTTATCTAAGGGAACAGTAAACCCTGTGACGGGGCAAGAAGTAACGCATAATGTTACGGTTTTAGAAGAAACTTTAAAAAGTTTTGGTGTGACTGCGCGTGTAGTAAATGCAACA
This window encodes:
- the aspS gene encoding aspartate--tRNA ligase, with protein sequence METMQGLHRTHGCGTISEEQVGKEVVLCGWVERRRDHGGLIFIDLRDRSGVVQIVASPDHNLESFHKAEDVRSEYVLCVRGKITERDAEAINPNLATGRYEMYCEELRVLNASKTPPFYIQDNIDVDENIRLKYRYLDLRRPEMQRNLILRHRVTKAMRDFLDSRDFLEIETPMLTKSTPEGARDYLVPSRVNAGTFYALPQSPQIFKQILMVAGYEKYFQIARCFRDEDLRADRQPEFTQLDLEMSFIDQEQILATLEGLIQHVFKVAMDIDVPVPMPRITWDEAMDKYGSDKPDLRFGMEFTDVTDLVRTTEFKVFRSVIDNGGVVKGIVVPGDAGIPRRELDDLVTYVNQYGAKGLAWACFNEDGTIKSQIMKFLGEDTIRAIGEKMQAKPGDLVLMIADKPAVVAKALGELRLEMGRRMNLIDEDQLAFTWVTDFPMFEYDEEEKRYVAMHHPFTSPREADMDKLESDPASVKAIAYDMVLNGVEIGGGSLRIYQSDVQEKVFKAIGLSEEESRSKFGFMLDAFQFGAPPHGGCAFGLDRLVMLMAKRQSIRDVIAFPKTQSAADLMSQAPSTVAPKQLRELHIKTNTEKEKLV
- a CDS encoding replication-associated recombination protein A gives rise to the protein MDSLFAEYEPKRFEPLAVRLRPTSLDHFYGQEKAVGKGSFLRAMIEKDTIPSLLFYGPSGTGKTTLAGIIAAMTHSQFVVLNATNAGIGELRTIIDTARKTIQNLQQRTILFLDEIHRFNKSQQDVLLPCVEDGTIILIGATTENPFFEVNRPLLSRLRLITLETLTPEAIVKVLQRALTDEEKGLGKQQYKATPEVLREVGMFVNGDARMALNILEQASAMIEPGGELTLTVLEGVVGRRIYSYDKKGDNHYDTISAFIKSMRGSDPQAAVYYLARMIEAGEDPNFIARRIVICAAEDVGLADPQALVVANAAAQAAHLVGFPEAQIILSEAVLYVALAPKSNSAYMAIAAATSDVRHYEHGEVPAHLRDTHYSGASKLGHGVTYKYAHDYPNGYVKQQYLPTALKDRVYYKGIDRGCEKELLAHWSERTGGKTSKK
- a CDS encoding FtsK/SpoIIIE family DNA translocase produces the protein MAEQKERAKATPRKTATRRKATTSSKTTKKTTANTQVPKIRKEVRGLFTMLFAFVALLGMFNITSGTVVDVIAGIFKYGFGFGGIIPCLYVGYVGWRILYADEGFSFTKRGLLLSLVYLFGITVITLLLADPGQELLTTKIATQGGVIGGLLAVLLRTLLGDVGAIIVAVVLILGLLLLIYQISLRSGLHKAKEKTDVGLEIARNITEETVHQAKERYTEWKEQQAEKRRAYNQEKDERFTKSAAAEVIANAAQVSAEARAEAEVVLTTETPSQGITIESSVDSNQIKEVLVSQASHQSDERPAEEQVANMVADEDDADDELEVPPFLRGPSSYPSVVDDSAHSEAVESTAAQERYEDEAVAIDESDIEAASITKPVAPSTASLTAMHPVPTMDGTAEDTAAVAVTVGGAPKPRRIELPYRFPSLTMLSKGTVNPVTGQEVTHNVTVLEETLKSFGVTARVVNATQGPTVTRYEIEPAPGTKVSRILNLSDDLKMALAAIDIRIEAPIPGKSAVGIEVPNKNVTAVHLRDVLEAEKFQKARGGIPVGLGKDIAGEAVITDLAKMPHLLVAGSTGSGKSVCVNTLISSILFSRKPSEVQLILVDPKMVELSVYNGIPHLKVPVVTDMKKAAAVLRWAVREMEARYLAMSENGVRNISGFNERYPDKAMPLILIIIDELADLMMTAPDVEEAINRLAAKARAAGIHMVLATQRPSVNVITGTIKANVPSRISFAVATQIDSRTILDMAGAEKLLGKGDMLFNPIGASKPIRIQGAFISDEEVEELVAFVKQQGRPEYDESIVEEVEQELVEEADHDTEEQDELLERAAELVISAGQGSTSMLQRRFRIGYSRAARLIDTMEEMRIIGPANGSKPRDILMTFAAAKEKYFTK